A window of the Halorussus pelagicus genome harbors these coding sequences:
- a CDS encoding ribonuclease H-like domain-containing protein: MKLQNSFIAASGVGEKTERKLWQQGVTHWDDFEDDLLGPKTGQNVREFIAAARDRLDAGDAAFFGENLPSGSLWRAYDNFADSVCFFDIETTGLDSARHDVTTVSLHRGGDTRTYVQGKDLTAEALREEFAESSMLVSFNGKRFDQPFLEDSFDLDVRTPHLDLMYTCKQVGLSGGLKNVEREVGIDRADDDVDGREAVRLWHRYDRDEDDAALDRLVKYNREDTENLRDLLEHVHGSLRADVFDPYVP; this comes from the coding sequence ATGAAACTCCAGAACTCCTTCATCGCCGCGAGCGGGGTCGGCGAGAAGACCGAGCGCAAACTCTGGCAGCAGGGCGTCACCCACTGGGACGACTTCGAGGACGACCTCCTCGGCCCCAAAACGGGCCAGAACGTCCGGGAGTTCATCGCCGCCGCGCGCGACAGACTCGACGCCGGGGACGCCGCCTTCTTCGGCGAGAACCTGCCCAGCGGAAGCCTCTGGCGGGCCTACGACAACTTCGCCGACAGCGTCTGTTTCTTCGACATCGAGACCACCGGTCTCGACAGCGCGCGCCACGACGTGACCACCGTCAGCCTCCACCGCGGCGGCGACACCCGGACCTACGTGCAAGGCAAGGACCTCACCGCCGAGGCGCTCCGCGAGGAGTTCGCCGAGTCGAGCATGCTGGTCTCGTTCAACGGCAAGCGCTTCGACCAGCCCTTCTTGGAGGACAGTTTCGACCTCGACGTGAGGACGCCCCACCTCGATTTGATGTACACCTGCAAGCAGGTCGGTCTCTCGGGCGGCCTGAAGAACGTCGAGCGAGAGGTCGGCATCGACCGCGCCGACGACGATGTGGACGGCCGCGAGGCGGTCCGGCTCTGGCACCGCTACGACCGCGACGAGGACGACGCCGCGCTCGACCGACTCGTGAAGTACAACCGCGAGGACACCGAGAATCTGCGGGACCTGCTCGAACACGTCCACGGGAGCCTCCGGGCCGACGTGTTCGACCCGTACGTGCCCTGA
- a CDS encoding antitoxin VapB family protein, with protein MGTKTISLGEEAYERLKSRKREGESFTDVVLRLTEENEDVLQGFGAWKDTDLRNAVEEGREEYDRDYEKRYSELFE; from the coding sequence ATGGGGACGAAGACTATTAGCCTCGGTGAAGAAGCCTACGAGCGTCTCAAGTCCCGAAAGAGAGAGGGTGAGAGCTTTACTGACGTTGTTCTTCGCCTGACCGAAGAGAACGAAGATGTGCTTCAGGGTTTCGGTGCGTGGAAGGATACCGACCTCCGGAACGCGGTCGAAGAGGGACGAGAAGAGTATGATCGAGACTATGAGAAACGCTACAGTGAACTCTTTGAGTGA
- a CDS encoding type II toxin-antitoxin system VapC family toxin: protein MAVAVIDTNVLVARVSSRDANHDAATAIVDAADHGDLPTMRVTNYVLIETLNYLHERKQHRVAVKFYERLNEAAGFELVHTPKTDFSTAVELFERHDGLSFGDATIGAYMNREGLEHLYSFDDDFDVVGEITRFETATNPFKP from the coding sequence ATGGCTGTCGCGGTTATCGACACGAACGTCCTCGTCGCTCGCGTGAGTTCCCGAGACGCGAATCACGACGCGGCAACCGCTATTGTCGATGCGGCCGACCACGGCGACCTGCCGACGATGCGAGTCACGAACTACGTGCTGATAGAGACGTTGAACTACCTCCACGAGCGCAAACAGCATCGAGTGGCAGTCAAATTCTACGAGCGTCTCAACGAAGCGGCGGGTTTCGAGTTAGTTCATACGCCGAAAACCGACTTCTCGACTGCCGTCGAGTTGTTCGAGCGACACGACGGTCTCTCGTTCGGTGACGCGACAATCGGGGCGTATATGAACCGTGAAGGGTTGGAGCATCTGTACAGCTTCGACGACGATTTCGACGTGGTCGGCGAGATTACGCGCTTCGAAACGGCAACAAATCCGTTCAAACCGTGA
- a CDS encoding metal-dependent hydrolase, whose protein sequence is MMATTHALFGVVLATATATVAPEFAPVAFVAGVVGSVFPDFDLYAGHRRTLHYPVYYAVAALPAVALAVVAPVAETVALALFLAGAAAHSLMDVLGGGLELRPWQAESERAVFDHYRGRWVAPRRWIRYDGAPEDLLVAGVFAAPALAVWTGPEQTFVAAVLVASAVYALARKPLAMLAERLVPRVPPTLRSRLPERFRDAGETVPTVRRGD, encoded by the coding sequence ATGATGGCGACCACTCACGCCCTGTTCGGCGTCGTTCTCGCAACTGCGACGGCCACCGTCGCGCCCGAGTTCGCGCCCGTCGCGTTCGTCGCGGGGGTCGTCGGGAGCGTCTTCCCCGACTTCGACCTCTACGCGGGCCACCGCCGAACGCTCCACTATCCGGTCTACTACGCGGTCGCCGCGCTCCCCGCAGTCGCACTCGCTGTCGTCGCGCCGGTCGCCGAGACGGTCGCGCTCGCGCTGTTTCTCGCGGGCGCGGCGGCCCACTCGCTCATGGACGTGTTGGGCGGCGGTCTCGAACTCAGACCGTGGCAGGCGGAGTCCGAACGAGCGGTCTTCGACCACTACCGCGGGCGGTGGGTCGCGCCGCGGCGCTGGATTCGCTACGACGGCGCACCCGAGGACCTGCTCGTCGCCGGGGTCTTCGCCGCGCCCGCCCTTGCGGTCTGGACCGGGCCGGAGCAGACGTTCGTCGCCGCGGTTCTGGTCGCTTCGGCGGTGTACGCGTTGGCGCGGAAACCGCTGGCGATGCTGGCCGAGCGCCTAGTTCCGCGCGTCCCGCCGACCCTGCGCTCGCGGCTTCCCGAGCGATTCCGGGACGCGGGCGAGACGGTCCCGACGGTCCGCCGCGGCGACTGA
- a CDS encoding cyclase family protein has protein sequence MPTRDLTQSLDTDATVYPGDPEVESSPAATHESDGYRVTELRLGTHSGTHIDAPSHTEPDGKNLDAFDIESFAFDARVVDCSESGAREPIGVDAVPDYESKESRANGERNENSEIEMLVFRTGWDAHWGTDRYLDHPYLTADAAAACADRGWHVGLDALSPDPSPSETGVESASESNEGEPAGVPAHRELLGSDRFVVENLTGLGDLPERFELRAYPLALAAADGSPVRAVATW, from the coding sequence ATGCCCACCCGCGACCTCACGCAGTCGCTCGACACCGACGCGACAGTCTACCCCGGCGACCCGGAGGTAGAGAGTTCTCCCGCGGCGACCCACGAGTCGGACGGCTATCGCGTGACGGAACTACGTCTCGGAACGCACTCCGGAACGCACATCGACGCGCCGAGTCACACCGAACCGGACGGGAAAAATCTGGACGCGTTCGATATCGAATCGTTCGCCTTCGACGCGCGAGTCGTAGACTGCTCGGAGTCGGGAGCGCGCGAACCCATCGGTGTAGATGCGGTACCCGACTACGAGAGCAAAGAGAGTAGGGCGAATGGAGAGAGGAACGAAAACTCCGAAATCGAGATGCTGGTCTTCCGGACCGGGTGGGACGCCCACTGGGGAACCGACCGATACCTCGACCATCCGTATCTGACCGCGGACGCCGCGGCGGCGTGCGCCGACCGCGGGTGGCACGTCGGTCTCGACGCGCTGAGTCCCGATCCGTCGCCGAGCGAGACCGGCGTGGAGAGTGCGAGCGAATCGAACGAGGGAGAACCAGCGGGCGTACCCGCCCATCGGGAACTGCTCGGGAGCGACCGATTCGTCGTGGAGAATCTGACCGGACTCGGAGACCTACCGGAGCGATTCGAACTGCGAGCCTATCCGCTCGCGCTGGCAGCAGCAGACGGGTCGCCCGTCAGGGCCGTGGCGACGTGGTGA
- a CDS encoding type II toxin-antitoxin system VapC family toxin, producing the protein MTCFDSSFLIDYLEGTEDALTYIDAHPDDSFYVPNVVLFELYRGAIRTSRRNAVAELRNDLSWLEPLPFTADAALEAAKIEAELKQDGTPIGTPDVQIAGIVRNIGETLVTRDRDFDEVEGLNVESYP; encoded by the coding sequence ATGACTTGTTTCGACAGTAGCTTCCTCATTGATTATTTAGAAGGAACTGAGGACGCGCTAACCTACATTGACGCACATCCGGACGATTCGTTCTACGTACCGAACGTCGTCCTTTTCGAGTTGTATCGAGGCGCAATTAGGACTTCTCGACGGAACGCCGTGGCGGAGTTACGTAACGACCTGAGTTGGTTGGAACCACTTCCATTCACAGCGGACGCGGCACTTGAGGCCGCGAAAATCGAGGCCGAATTAAAGCAGGATGGAACGCCTATCGGGACCCCTGACGTACAAATTGCTGGTATCGTTCGAAATATCGGTGAGACACTTGTTACCAGAGACCGTGATTTCGACGAAGTCGAAGGACTGAACGTGGAATCGTATCCATAG
- a CDS encoding aldo/keto reductase: protein MEYVRLGSTGTKVSEICFGTWRFAKETDGTVETDRKTAHRLLDAAWDRGVNFIDTANVYGDPNGTAEEWIGDWLSDYDREDFVLASKVYFGFADGPNDRGLSRKHIRDQIEGTLERLGTDYLDVYYIHRWDDETPIEETLRTLNDLVRKEKVNYLAASSMAAWQLTKALWTSDAEGLERFEVTQPRFNAAYRDPVSDYLDVCADQNLAVCPYSPLEGGFLTGKYEGDADGPEGSRGDLSDWTNRFDERQWDVLDEIRAVGDEIDATPAQVSLRWLADQREFQCIPIVGARTPDQLDENLGATEVSLSDDQFERIREAYE, encoded by the coding sequence ATGGAGTACGTCAGACTCGGGTCCACGGGAACGAAGGTCTCGGAAATCTGCTTCGGGACATGGCGCTTCGCCAAGGAAACTGACGGGACCGTCGAGACCGACCGGAAGACCGCCCACCGACTGCTCGACGCCGCGTGGGACCGCGGCGTCAACTTCATCGACACCGCGAACGTCTACGGCGACCCCAACGGCACCGCCGAGGAGTGGATCGGCGACTGGCTCTCGGACTACGACCGAGAGGACTTCGTGCTGGCCTCGAAGGTCTATTTCGGGTTCGCCGATGGTCCCAACGACCGGGGACTCTCGCGCAAGCACATCCGCGACCAAATCGAGGGCACACTCGAACGACTCGGCACGGACTACCTCGACGTGTACTACATCCACCGCTGGGACGACGAGACGCCCATCGAAGAGACTCTGCGGACCTTGAACGACCTCGTACGCAAAGAGAAAGTCAACTACCTCGCCGCGAGTTCGATGGCGGCGTGGCAACTGACCAAGGCGCTCTGGACCAGCGACGCCGAGGGACTGGAACGCTTCGAAGTCACCCAACCCCGATTCAACGCGGCCTACCGCGACCCCGTGAGCGACTACCTGGACGTGTGCGCGGACCAGAACCTCGCGGTCTGTCCCTACTCGCCGCTGGAAGGCGGCTTTCTGACCGGGAAGTACGAGGGCGACGCCGACGGTCCGGAGGGGTCGCGCGGCGACCTCTCCGACTGGACGAACCGCTTCGACGAGCGTCAGTGGGACGTGCTGGACGAGATTCGCGCGGTCGGCGACGAAATCGACGCCACGCCCGCGCAGGTGTCGCTCCGGTGGCTGGCCGACCAGCGCGAGTTCCAATGCATTCCCATCGTCGGCGCGCGGACGCCCGACCAGTTAGACGAGAATCTGGGCGCGACAGAGGTGTCGCTGTCGGACGACCAGTTCGAGCGGATTCGGGAGGCGTACGAGTGA
- a CDS encoding MFS transporter, with protein sequence MTDDADASNSRRRTVGLVAGLFTLSAAAGAYEIAPASVLPLVRDSLGVGPTAASWLVSVMYLTAVVASVPVGVVLDRVRVRRVVAVAALALLAAGAWGWAAASAGAYWWLVASRVLGGFSYVVVWNAGANLVGQAVDSDVRATAVGVFTASAPVGFALGQFGSPLLADPFGWAATLPVFAAIAVVGVTVFLLATRDQRIGVQTATPSRAEVRDLFTNRGAWTLYGLSFLAFSLYLFLNSWLPSYLNDSLGVSLAVSGLLTALFPAVGVVSRTSGGLISDRLFGGERRPVVLLAFVAAVPSVVGFVAVSQVGPVIALVVVAGFAVQLSIGLLYTYVTEVTTPAVRTTAISMLTSVGLFGAFVAPIAGGAIIDRAGYRPAFMVAGVVAVLGVALAWYAPDAE encoded by the coding sequence GTGACCGACGACGCAGACGCCTCGAACTCCCGCCGCCGGACCGTCGGCCTCGTCGCCGGACTCTTCACACTCTCGGCGGCGGCGGGCGCGTACGAAATCGCGCCCGCCAGCGTCCTCCCGCTGGTCAGGGACTCGCTCGGAGTCGGCCCGACCGCGGCGTCGTGGCTGGTCAGCGTGATGTACCTGACCGCCGTTGTCGCCAGCGTCCCGGTCGGAGTCGTCCTCGACCGCGTTCGCGTTCGGCGCGTGGTCGCAGTCGCCGCGCTCGCGCTCCTCGCGGCGGGCGCGTGGGGATGGGCCGCCGCGAGCGCGGGGGCCTACTGGTGGCTGGTCGCCTCCCGCGTCTTGGGCGGGTTCTCATACGTCGTGGTCTGGAACGCGGGCGCGAATCTGGTGGGGCAGGCCGTCGATTCCGACGTTCGCGCGACCGCAGTCGGCGTGTTCACCGCGAGCGCGCCGGTCGGGTTCGCGCTGGGCCAGTTCGGCAGTCCCCTGCTCGCCGACCCCTTCGGGTGGGCCGCCACGCTCCCCGTCTTCGCGGCCATCGCGGTGGTCGGCGTCACCGTCTTCCTGCTGGCGACGCGGGACCAGCGCATCGGCGTCCAGACCGCGACGCCCTCGCGCGCGGAGGTCCGGGACCTGTTCACCAACCGAGGAGCGTGGACGCTCTACGGACTGTCCTTTCTGGCGTTCTCGCTGTACCTGTTCCTGAACAGTTGGCTCCCGAGCTATCTGAACGATAGCCTCGGCGTCTCGCTCGCGGTCAGCGGCCTGCTGACCGCGCTCTTTCCCGCGGTCGGCGTCGTCTCGCGGACCAGCGGCGGACTCATCTCGGACCGACTGTTCGGCGGGGAGCGCAGGCCGGTCGTCCTGCTGGCGTTCGTCGCGGCCGTGCCCTCCGTAGTCGGATTCGTCGCCGTCTCGCAAGTTGGCCCGGTCATCGCGCTCGTCGTCGTCGCCGGGTTCGCGGTCCAACTCTCTATCGGCCTGCTCTACACCTACGTGACCGAGGTGACGACGCCCGCGGTCCGGACCACGGCCATCTCGATGCTGACCAGCGTGGGCCTGTTCGGGGCCTTCGTCGCGCCCATCGCTGGCGGCGCGATAATCGACCGCGCGGGCTACCGACCGGCGTTTATGGTCGCTGGCGTCGTCGCGGTCCTCGGCGTCGCGTTGGCGTGGTACGCGCCGGACGCGGAGTAA
- a CDS encoding methyl-accepting chemotaxis protein: MAETEPDARGVESRASGWRQTIREYVKYIPDGQSIPEEMWRTRHRHVLIFLVAHVPVLLALGLYEGTESVTGATIPSIPLSSVLLELGVVVALALLANWSRFERRTRTALATAGLVFSCSFLIHFSGGFIEAHFHFFVVMAVVAIYEDWVPFLLGIVFVAVQHGYFGMIDPSRVYNHAAAINNPWAWAVIHAAFVLALAAALMTHWYSTERSREETREQLERTREKTAQVETLEQKQAELEAARAEAEEAKREAERAKAEAETRQEEVERLNDHLETKAEAYSAAMARAAAGDLAVRLDADSESEAMTEIAEAFNEMLSETESAMAEIQSFAHEVAAISEEADAGTEEIEQASEKVSDSIQGIATGADDQRRMLEDASTAMNEISATIEEVAASAETVADTSTETAAVADDAEATARDAIDNARAVEDAIDATAENVAALDDRMGEIGDIVELIGDIAGQTNMLALNANIEAARAGSADGGNDGEGFAVVAEEVKQLADETRESAGDIEQLIGEVQAQAEATAAEVQSAQRHVEQSVEAVREVVDAFARVRENAEETDGGVREIRDATDDQAHAAEQTVATVEEVADISRTTAEEVESVSATAEQQASSASQVSANVESLTEWVERLQSLLSTFQVGDADAPTESASAPSRVDSA; encoded by the coding sequence ATGGCGGAGACCGAACCCGACGCTCGCGGGGTCGAATCCCGAGCGAGCGGGTGGCGGCAAACGATTCGAGAGTACGTCAAGTACATTCCGGACGGACAGTCCATCCCCGAGGAGATGTGGCGCACTCGCCACCGGCACGTCCTCATCTTCCTCGTCGCGCACGTGCCCGTCCTCCTCGCGCTGGGTCTCTACGAGGGCACTGAGTCGGTCACGGGCGCGACCATCCCCAGCATTCCGCTCTCGTCGGTGCTCCTCGAACTCGGCGTCGTCGTCGCGCTCGCGCTGTTGGCAAACTGGTCGCGGTTCGAGCGGCGCACCCGGACCGCCCTTGCGACGGCCGGACTGGTGTTCTCGTGTTCGTTTCTTATCCACTTCTCGGGGGGCTTCATCGAAGCGCACTTCCACTTCTTCGTCGTGATGGCCGTGGTCGCCATCTACGAGGATTGGGTTCCCTTCCTGTTGGGAATCGTCTTCGTCGCCGTCCAGCACGGCTACTTCGGGATGATCGACCCGAGTCGCGTCTACAACCACGCCGCCGCCATCAACAACCCGTGGGCGTGGGCGGTCATCCACGCGGCGTTCGTCTTGGCGCTCGCGGCGGCGCTGATGACCCACTGGTACTCGACCGAACGCTCCCGTGAAGAGACCCGAGAGCAACTCGAACGGACCCGCGAGAAGACTGCGCAGGTCGAGACCCTCGAACAGAAGCAGGCGGAACTCGAAGCCGCACGGGCGGAAGCCGAAGAGGCCAAGCGCGAAGCCGAACGCGCCAAAGCCGAGGCCGAGACCCGACAAGAGGAGGTCGAACGACTAAACGACCACCTCGAAACCAAAGCCGAAGCCTACAGTGCCGCCATGGCGCGGGCGGCGGCGGGCGACCTCGCCGTCCGACTCGACGCCGACAGCGAGAGCGAGGCGATGACCGAAATCGCCGAGGCGTTCAACGAGATGCTGTCCGAGACCGAGTCCGCGATGGCCGAAATTCAGTCGTTCGCCCACGAGGTCGCGGCCATCAGCGAGGAGGCCGACGCCGGGACCGAGGAGATAGAGCAGGCCAGCGAGAAGGTCAGCGACTCGATTCAGGGGATAGCCACCGGTGCGGACGACCAGCGCCGGATGCTCGAAGACGCCTCGACGGCGATGAACGAAATCTCGGCGACCATCGAGGAGGTCGCCGCCTCCGCCGAGACCGTCGCCGACACGTCCACCGAGACCGCCGCGGTCGCCGACGACGCCGAGGCGACAGCGCGCGACGCCATCGACAACGCCCGAGCGGTCGAGGACGCCATCGACGCGACCGCCGAGAACGTCGCGGCGCTCGACGACCGGATGGGCGAAATCGGCGATATCGTGGAACTCATCGGCGACATCGCGGGGCAGACGAACATGCTCGCGCTCAACGCCAACATCGAGGCCGCCCGCGCTGGAAGCGCGGACGGCGGCAACGACGGGGAGGGCTTCGCGGTCGTCGCCGAGGAGGTCAAACAGTTAGCCGACGAGACGCGCGAGTCGGCTGGCGACATCGAACAGCTCATCGGCGAGGTGCAGGCCCAAGCGGAGGCGACCGCCGCCGAGGTGCAGTCGGCCCAGCGACACGTCGAGCAGTCGGTCGAGGCGGTCCGAGAGGTCGTCGATGCGTTCGCCCGCGTCCGTGAGAACGCTGAGGAGACCGACGGCGGCGTCCGGGAGATACGCGACGCCACCGACGACCAAGCCCACGCTGCCGAGCAGACGGTGGCGACGGTCGAGGAGGTCGCCGACATCAGTCGGACGACCGCCGAGGAGGTCGAAAGCGTCTCGGCGACCGCCGAGCAACAGGCCTCGTCCGCGTCGCAGGTCAGCGCGAACGTCGAGTCGCTCACCGAGTGGGTCGAGCGACTTCAGTCGCTCCTCTCGACGTTTCAGGTCGGAGACGCGGACGCCCCGACCGAGAGCGCGAGCGCGCCGTCGCGGGTCGATTCGGCGTAG
- a CDS encoding ArsR/SmtB family transcription factor, whose translation MADLLPSSPDPSAGDGGEPRVVGVDSDDADDLLAALQSETARDLLAALYDDPATPSELAETADTSIQNVRYHLERLTDADLVEVADTVYSEKGREMKVYAPAAKPLVVFAGGEDDAPGLESALSSLLGGLGILGLSSLLVQRLFGGPNAVVGPIDADLSRSGGESAATTTVAENATAPGDAATTRAAATEAEGTRTTAETETVETQTESARTTVEEVQTGADPTETVEQATRTVTEQAATTLTDSGASELASGGLPPGLVFFAGGLVVLLALGVAWYLRAR comes from the coding sequence ATGGCCGACCTCCTGCCCTCCAGTCCCGACCCCTCGGCCGGTGACGGGGGCGAACCCAGAGTCGTCGGCGTCGATAGCGACGACGCCGACGACCTGCTCGCGGCCCTCCAGTCCGAGACGGCCCGCGACCTCCTCGCGGCGCTGTACGACGACCCCGCGACGCCCTCCGAACTCGCTGAGACCGCCGATACCTCCATCCAGAACGTCCGGTATCACCTCGAACGACTGACCGACGCCGACCTCGTGGAGGTCGCAGATACCGTCTACTCCGAGAAGGGCCGTGAGATGAAGGTGTATGCGCCCGCCGCAAAACCGCTGGTCGTCTTCGCGGGCGGCGAGGACGACGCGCCCGGTCTCGAATCGGCCCTCTCCAGTCTGCTCGGCGGACTCGGAATTTTGGGTCTGTCGAGTCTCCTTGTCCAGCGACTCTTCGGCGGCCCGAACGCGGTCGTCGGCCCTATTGACGCCGATCTCTCTCGGTCGGGCGGCGAGTCGGCGGCCACGACCACCGTGGCCGAGAACGCGACCGCTCCCGGCGACGCCGCGACGACCCGAGCAGCGGCCACCGAGGCGGAAGGCACGCGGACGACGGCCGAGACGGAGACTGTGGAGACCCAAACCGAATCAGCCCGGACGACCGTCGAAGAGGTCCAGACCGGCGCGGACCCGACCGAGACCGTCGAGCAGGCGACTCGGACTGTCACCGAGCAGGCCGCGACGACGCTGACCGACTCGGGAGCGAGCGAACTCGCCTCGGGCGGTCTCCCGCCGGGGCTGGTCTTCTTCGCGGGCGGCCTCGTCGTTCTGCTCGCGCTCGGCGTCGCGTGGTACCTGCGCGCTCGGTGA
- a CDS encoding GNAT family N-acetyltransferase has product MFPHEIETERLRLVRLSRATVSAPKLYQHMRAGAPHMNEVSEYAMWDPHETPKDTHDFLVSVEEQWDDHERASYAIFVREDEEENKEREEGSASDELVGTTNLDIDWERRSAELGIWLRRRFWGRGYSGERAAALLELAFDRLDLELVGASHRSGNERSRRAIEKYVERFGGQHDGVLRDFFPRDGEVGDLHRYTISREQYREATRGECRETADRE; this is encoded by the coding sequence GTGTTTCCCCACGAGATAGAGACCGAGCGCCTGCGACTCGTGCGCCTCTCTCGGGCCACGGTTTCGGCCCCGAAACTCTACCAGCACATGCGGGCGGGCGCACCCCACATGAACGAGGTCAGCGAGTACGCGATGTGGGACCCCCACGAGACGCCCAAGGACACCCACGACTTCCTCGTGAGCGTCGAAGAGCAGTGGGACGACCACGAGCGGGCCAGTTACGCCATCTTCGTCCGCGAGGACGAGGAGGAGAATAAGGAGCGAGAGGAAGGAAGCGCCAGCGACGAACTCGTGGGGACGACGAACCTCGACATCGACTGGGAGCGCCGGTCGGCCGAACTCGGCATCTGGCTCCGCAGGCGGTTCTGGGGCCGGGGGTACTCCGGCGAGCGCGCCGCCGCCCTGCTGGAGTTGGCGTTCGACCGACTCGACCTCGAACTCGTGGGCGCGTCCCACCGAAGCGGAAACGAACGCTCCCGGCGGGCCATCGAGAAGTACGTCGAGCGATTCGGCGGCCAACACGACGGGGTCCTCCGGGACTTCTTCCCGCGAGACGGCGAGGTCGGGGACCTCCATCGCTACACGATTTCGCGCGAGCAGTATCGAGAGGCGACGCGCGGAGAGTGTCGAGAGACGGCCGACCGAGAATGA
- a CDS encoding AbrB/MazE/SpoVT family DNA-binding domain-containing protein, with the protein MATNGEQTTINDHYSVTVPAAIRNRLDIQPGDKLDWAVTDNGNLVVEVVKQRYGAFEDFEAVDMGKTDVANDHDVAGVENEYDEGR; encoded by the coding sequence ATGGCAACAAACGGAGAGCAGACGACGATTAATGACCACTACTCGGTCACGGTTCCGGCGGCGATTCGAAATCGACTCGACATTCAACCGGGCGACAAACTCGATTGGGCAGTTACCGACAACGGCAACCTCGTCGTCGAAGTGGTCAAACAGCGGTATGGAGCGTTCGAGGACTTCGAGGCCGTCGATATGGGCAAAACAGACGTTGCCAACGACCACGACGTTGCAGGTGTCGAGAACGAATACGACGAGGGACGCTAA
- a CDS encoding zinc-dependent alcohol dehydrogenase family protein, translating to MRAAVLREYGEPLEIETIPDPDPDAHGVVVRTEACGICRSDWHAWQGHGEWADDRVPTGQILGHEPAGTVVAVGDSVERFAEGDRIAVPFNLGRGDCENCRNGRGNVCEDGLALGFERDAPGAFAEQVHVPYADYNAVELPAGVSPVEMAGLGCRFATAYHGLAHRADLTPGDWVAVHGCGGVGLSAVHVADALGATVVAVDLDDEKLAKARDLGADETVNAERVVDVPARVQRATGGGAHVSVDALGVAETCRNSVACLRKRGQHLQLGLTTDEERGEVSLPTDAMTMNEVTFLGSRGMPPTRYGELLRMLEGGVVSPAELVTNEVALADVPDRLAAMSDYGTVGIEVVTEF from the coding sequence ATGAGAGCCGCAGTCCTGCGCGAGTACGGCGAGCCACTCGAAATCGAGACTATCCCGGACCCAGACCCCGACGCTCACGGCGTCGTCGTCCGGACTGAGGCCTGTGGCATCTGCCGGAGCGACTGGCACGCGTGGCAGGGCCACGGCGAGTGGGCCGACGACCGAGTGCCGACGGGCCAGATTCTCGGCCACGAACCCGCGGGCACCGTCGTCGCGGTCGGCGACTCGGTTGAGCGATTCGCGGAGGGCGACCGCATCGCGGTGCCGTTCAACCTTGGGCGCGGCGACTGCGAAAACTGCCGGAACGGCCGGGGCAACGTCTGCGAGGATGGACTGGCGCTCGGGTTCGAGCGCGATGCGCCCGGCGCGTTCGCCGAACAGGTCCACGTTCCATACGCCGACTACAATGCGGTGGAACTGCCCGCTGGCGTCTCGCCCGTCGAGATGGCCGGTCTCGGATGCAGGTTCGCCACCGCCTACCACGGACTCGCCCACCGCGCCGACCTGACGCCCGGCGACTGGGTGGCGGTCCACGGCTGTGGCGGCGTCGGTCTCTCGGCGGTCCACGTCGCTGACGCGCTCGGCGCGACCGTCGTCGCGGTGGACCTCGACGATGAGAAACTGGCGAAAGCCCGCGATTTGGGCGCTGACGAGACCGTTAACGCCGAGCGCGTCGTGGACGTACCGGCCCGCGTCCAGCGCGCGACCGGCGGCGGGGCGCACGTCTCGGTGGACGCGCTCGGCGTCGCCGAAACCTGCCGGAACTCGGTGGCCTGCCTCCGCAAGCGCGGCCAGCACCTCCAACTCGGCCTGACGACCGACGAGGAGCGCGGCGAGGTGTCGCTCCCGACGGACGCGATGACGATGAACGAGGTGACGTTCCTCGGGTCGCGCGGGATGCCGCCGACGCGCTACGGCGAACTGCTCCGGATGCTTGAGGGCGGCGTCGTCTCGCCCGCCGAACTGGTGACCAACGAAGTCGCGCTCGCCGACGTACCCGACCGTCTCGCCGCGATGAGCGACTACGGGACCGTCGGCATCGAAGTCGTCACGGAGTTTTGA
- a CDS encoding zinc ribbon domain-containing protein: MEQLLESRETSTDGVDLSRGADDFESLLFCGRCGERFQAAEATDDGWYYRCPNDDCDAEGIHEDLYPVKDVLPSTH, translated from the coding sequence ATGGAACAACTGCTCGAGAGTCGGGAGACCAGCACTGACGGCGTAGACCTTTCCCGCGGCGCGGACGACTTCGAGTCCCTGCTGTTTTGCGGGCGATGCGGGGAGCGGTTTCAGGCCGCAGAGGCCACGGACGACGGCTGGTACTACCGATGTCCGAACGACGACTGCGACGCCGAAGGCATTCACGAAGACCTCTATCCCGTGAAAGACGTGCTTCCGTCCACACACTGA